The sequence below is a genomic window from Bacteroidetes Order II. bacterium.
TAATACGCATACTGCTGCTGCCGCAACGCTATCTCCTTCGGCAAACCTTCGCTGATGGACGTGGTCAGCGTGTCGAATTTGTCGAGAATGGAGACAATGCGGGTTTGTTCTTTGAGGGATTTTTCTGTGTCATTTGGGAATGGAATTGGAATTTTTGTTTTCTTCAAATTATCGTTGTAAAGACGTTGTATTGTACCGCCTTCAGCAATATTCCATTTAGCAATTTGGTAAAAATAAAACAGGTATTTGTTTAAAACTTCACTTTCATCGTTTTCAATCCAGACGATGTTACTATCTTGAAAATAAGCTTCTTTCCCGTCAAAAATAACTGCTCTTCCAATTGTTCCACTCGCAGAAATTAGTACCTCGCCTATTTTTGGGTAATTGTATTTTAACTTATATTCTTCAAAAAGTTCTCTTGAAATATAAGCATTAGGCTCTTTGCCAAAAGTACCTATTTTGTAAAAAGGTATTTCACCTTCATCAGTTGTCTGTTCTTTAAAAATCCGCTTACACATACGAACTTCCCCGACCTCCCCCAACGTCTTCCACGCCACTTCCCCCTCCTCAAAACGTAACAACGCCTCTCGATAATACTCGTACTGCTTTTTACGGGCTGTAAGCTCTGCTGTAAGCTCTGCTGTAAGCTCTGCTGTAAGCTCCGTAAAACGGTCTAATATGCGGACGATTTCTTTTTGGACAGGGAGGGGCGGGATGGGGATGAGGAGTTTTTCAATTACCTTTTGAGAAAGTCTTGGAACACTTGCCCTCCGAACTTGGCTAATTATTTTATGCTGCTGTGTTAGCAAAAAATAATAAACAAACTTGCTTGCAATATTATCTGGTGTTAAAAGATAATGAACATCATCCGCAGCCCAAAAATCAATGCTACTGTAACCAATCTCACCAGCTGCACCTCCACAAATAACGAAAGCGGTATCTGCTTTAACATTACTTTCATGGTAGTACCCAAGAGGGGTCATACTATTTTGGAAAACTGCATATTTACCAGTCTCTTCTAACTGATTTTTTATAAGCCTTCTTCCTCTCTGAATTTTTGTTACCTCCCCCAGCGTCTTCCACTCCACCGCCGCCCCGTCCAACAATTTATCCATAAAAGGCAGCACACCGCTGTTCATTTTCAATTCTCCATTCTCCATTTTCAATTCTCCATTCTCCATTTTCAATTTTCCATTCTCCATTTTCCATTTTCCATTTGATGAATGATGTTATCAATATCCGCCCGCAGCGCATCAATTTTACGCACCGTCGCCGCAATTTCCTGGTTCAGCACGGCGATGTCAATCACCTCCCGGTTGTCCTTGGCTGCCACATAGCTGCTTACGGAGAGGTTGTAGTCGTTTTCGGCGATTTTGGGGTTGTCAATGCTGGTGGCGATATGGGCGACCTCCGCTTTGCTGTCGAAGATGTCCATAATCTGCTGGATATGCGCCTCGGTCAGCACGTTATTGTTGGTCTCTTTCTTGAAGAAACCTTCACCGCTGGCATCAATGAACTGGGTGAGGGAATCGGTCTTGTGCTTGGACAGCACGAGGATGTTCACAGCGATGGTGGTGCCATAGAACAGGTTCGGGGCGAGGGAAATCACGGTCTCCACGTAGTTGCTGTCCACGAGGTACTTCCTGATTTTCTGCTCGGCTCCGCCCCGGTAGAAGATGCCGGGGAAGCACACGAGGGCCGCCCTGCCCTTGCCGGAGAGGTAGCTCAGGGCGTGCAGCACAAACGCAAAATCGGCCTTGGACTTGGGCGCCAGCACCCCCGCAGGTGCGAAGCGGTCGTCGTTGATGAGGGTCGGGTCGTCGTCGCCAATCCAATTGACGGAGTAGGGCGGATTGGACACGATGGCGTCAAAGGGTTTTTCATCCCGCAATTGCGGATGGAGGAGGGTATTCCCCAAGGCAATATGGAACTTGTCGTAGTTGATATTGTGCAGAAACATGTTCATGCGGGCCAGGTTGTAGGTCGTATGGTTGATTTCCTGCCCAAAGAAGCCTTCTTCAATAATATGGTTGTCAAAGTGTTTTTTGGCCTGCAGCAACAAGGAACCCGAACCCGCCGCCGGGTCGTATATTTTGTTGATTGTTTTTTGACCGTGCATCGCCAACTGTGCAATGAGCTTGGATACATGCTGCGGCGTGAAAAATTCTCCACCGGATTTCCCTGCATTCTTGGCATAGTTGGAAATCAAAAACTCGTAGGCATCCCCGAAGAGGTCAATTTCGTTGTCTTCAAAATTCTCAAACTTTAGCCCCTCTACGCCTTTCAGTACCGCTGCCAGTCGGGTATTTTTGTTTTCCACGGTATTGCCGAGGCGGGTGCTGGTGGTATCAAAATCCGCAAACAGGCCCTTGATGGCTTCTTCCGAGGGGTAGCCGTTGGCGGAGCTTTCGATGGCGGTGAAAATGGCCTTTAAGTCCGTGTTGAGGTTGGGGTTGGTGTTCGCATTTTTGGCCACATTCACAAACAACTGGCTGGGATAGATGAAATAACCTTTGGTCTTGACCGCATCATCTTTGATTTCCGGTGTGATGACGCTGTCTGGCAGGCTTGGATAATTGACATCCTCATCATCGCCCTCAATGTAGTTGGTAAAATTTTCGCTGATAAAGCGATAGAAAAGGGTGCCGAGCACAAACTGCTTGAAATCCCATCCGTCCACCGCCCCCCGTACATCGTTGGCTATTTTCCAGATTTGGTTTTGTAGTGCTGCTCTTTGAGTGGTACTTGTCATTGTGTGATTTATGCCTCTATTTGATTGGTAATATTACTGTTTTTATTCTTTTTGTGATTTAAACATAACGGTTTGCGTGTTGCCGCAGTTGGCGATTTCGGAGTACTGTACTGTCAACCTGCACAAAAGTTTGATAGGAGTACTCAGTTTCAATTTTGCACCTCAGCCAGCCTGACGCAAAACCCGTGTTAGCTATAGCCTTTTTAGTCAACTGTAAAATAGTAGTTTGTATAATAATATTCTTCTTGTTTCCCGTCATATGTTATATAACCCTTTGTCCACATGTTGATTTTTTCTTCTTGTCCCCAATAATTTTTCTGTGTGTGATACTTCACATTGTCATTAAGGTTGGAGTATACTACACTTGAAATTCCAACATGAAACGGGCTTTTTCTGCTGTCACTGATTACTGTTGATTTGTTTACTGCATGTCCTATCCAAATGAGGTCTTTATTGTTAGGCTTTTTAACGAGACCAATTTTAGTACAGAGAATGTGTCCAAAGTCAATACCGATACCAAAGTCAACAGTTGAATATTTCTGCAGTTCATTGTTAATACCCTCATTGCTTGAAATAATGTAAGTCATTGTCATTGCAGCCATGACCGCAAAATTCAGAGTCAATTTGCTATTACCTTCAAAAAATACAAGAACACTGTCACCATTAAAGCTTCTAACTTCACCATCGTATATTTCTGCAATTTTCAGGATTGCGTGAAAATAAGACATATGGATTTTTGCAACTACTGGTCGATTATGCTTTGATAGAATTGTAGTTGAACCTCTCATGTCCACATATAAAACCGTACCTTTAAACTGTAAGCCCTTATTACCATAAATGAGTTTTGAATTTTCGATGTCCGGTACGTAACTAACATCCTCTACATCAAATTTCGTGTCGAGAATATTTTTAACCTCTTTTTTTATATCGTCTTTTAGTCCCATTTATTTGTTGTTGTCAAAGAATATAAGATAGATTAATACACTTAAAGGTGTCGCAATACCTGCAATCGTCCATTTAAAAGCAGAGTTAAACAATTTAAATTTTCGCAGAGCTATTTGTGCATTGATTACAACTTGTCTGGCTTGG
It includes:
- a CDS encoding type I restriction-modification system subunit M, with product MTSTTQRAALQNQIWKIANDVRGAVDGWDFKQFVLGTLFYRFISENFTNYIEGDDEDVNYPSLPDSVITPEIKDDAVKTKGYFIYPSQLFVNVAKNANTNPNLNTDLKAIFTAIESSANGYPSEEAIKGLFADFDTTSTRLGNTVENKNTRLAAVLKGVEGLKFENFEDNEIDLFGDAYEFLISNYAKNAGKSGGEFFTPQHVSKLIAQLAMHGQKTINKIYDPAAGSGSLLLQAKKHFDNHIIEEGFFGQEINHTTYNLARMNMFLHNINYDKFHIALGNTLLHPQLRDEKPFDAIVSNPPYSVNWIGDDDPTLINDDRFAPAGVLAPKSKADFAFVLHALSYLSGKGRAALVCFPGIFYRGGAEQKIRKYLVDSNYVETVISLAPNLFYGTTIAVNILVLSKHKTDSLTQFIDASGEGFFKKETNNNVLTEAHIQQIMDIFDSKAEVAHIATSIDNPKIAENDYNLSVSSYVAAKDNREVIDIAVLNQEIAATVRKIDALRADIDNIIHQMENGKWRMEN
- a CDS encoding restriction endonuclease subunit S, which translates into the protein MENGKLKMENGELKMENGELKMNSGVLPFMDKLLDGAAVEWKTLGEVTKIQRGRRLIKNQLEETGKYAVFQNSMTPLGYYHESNVKADTAFVICGGAAGEIGYSSIDFWAADDVHYLLTPDNIASKFVYYFLLTQQHKIISQVRRASVPRLSQKVIEKLLIPIPPLPVQKEIVRILDRFTELTAELTAELTAELTARKKQYEYYREALLRFEEGEVAWKTLGEVGEVRMCKRIFKEQTTDEGEIPFYKIGTFGKEPNAYISRELFEEYKLKYNYPKIGEVLISASGTIGRAVIFDGKEAYFQDSNIVWIENDESEVLNKYLFYFYQIAKWNIAEGGTIQRLYNDNLKKTKIPIPFPNDTEKSLKEQTRIVSILDKFDTLTTSISEGLPKEIALRQQQYAYYREMLLNFDKWKVES